A window of Gadus chalcogrammus isolate NIFS_2021 chromosome 16, NIFS_Gcha_1.0, whole genome shotgun sequence contains these coding sequences:
- the LOC130405887 gene encoding ribosome maturation protein SBDS: MSIFTPTNQIRLTNVAIVRMKRGGQRFEIACYKNKVVSWRSGAEKDLEEVLQTHSVFVNVSKGQFAKKDDLIKSFGTEDITEVCKQILAKGELQVSDKERHDQLETMFRDIATIVAEKCVNPETKRPYTVSMIERAMKDIHYSVKPYKSTKQQALEVIKLLKKSMEIQRAYMRLRLVLPAKEGKKLKERLMPFMKVVESEDFDEQLEMVCLVDPGCFREIDELIRCETKGRGSLEVLNLKDVEEGDEKLE, from the exons ATGTCCATCTTTACTCCGACAAATCAAATACGGCTGACGAATGTGGCAATCGTGAGGATGAAAAGGGGAGGACAACGATTTGAAATTGCCTGTTACAAAAATAAAGTGGTGAGCTGGAGATCTGGAGC GGAGAAAGATCTGGAAGAGGTTCTGCAAACCCATTCAGTTTTTGTCAACGTTTCCAAAGGGCAGTTTGCCAAGAAAGATGACTTGATCAAATCGTTTGGAACAGAGGATATTACCGAAGTTTGTAAACAA ATTTTAGCCAAAGGTGAACTCCAGGTTTCTGACAAAGAAAGGCATGACCAACTGGAGACCATGTTCAGGGACATAGCGACGATCGTGGCAGAGAAATGTGTCAACCCAGAGACGAAGAGGCCGTACACGGTCAGTATGATCGAGCGTGCCATGAAGGACATCCACTACTCTGTGAAGCCCTACAAGAGCACCAAACAACAG GCGCTGGAGGTCATCAAACTGCTGAAGAAGTCAATGGAGATCCAGCGGGCCTACATGAGGCTGCGGTTGGTCCTGCCGGCCAAGGAGGGCAAGAAGCTGAAGGAGAGGCTGATGCCTTTCATGAAGGTGGTCGAGAGCGAGGACTTTGACGAGCAGCTGGAGATG GTGTGTCTGGTGGACCCCGGCTGCTTCAGGGAGATCGACGAGCTGATCCGCTGTGAGACCAAGGGCCGGGGCTCTCTGGAGGTCCTCAACCTGAAggatgtggaggagggagatgagAAGCTGGAGTAA
- the LOC130405311 gene encoding uncharacterized protein LOC130405311, whose amino-acid sequence MGLEELGFTLSMLGVAGIILICGLPMWKVTAFIGTHLVVMQVFWEGLWMTCVSEYTGQMQCKIYDALLDLEPDLQAARGLVCISLVLGCLAFLLFLLGARCTNCLGHARAKGRVVAAAGLVFALSALATLVAVSWTANGIVRDFRNPRVPDVLKKELGAAIYIGWVTGGLLLCGGALMCGSCPPPATRAGGGSGGYRRAARTTRTSHSGYAFKNYSPLQQKPALRSEQLFLVGSAVPGARNQQQRRPGQVMDRWLERTALGLGVTGWLCSIFTRCLSLWKVSGTVDNVTATLPAYWDGVWLDWDHWDLAHDGSLHCSFYQRLMSLSGNFRTWRALVGAAIGAGAFAVAVGTAGIVWFPTRGQVKLASGALFVVSGILLLVPMAWTCHHTSQPLEGAKDLQRDWGPALYLGWISFALMVAGGAFLLTRCPPRSQEPVGSVPVSRYPQQEESENPLSTIHRTTFTNSQYNRAHSEPI is encoded by the exons atggGCCTGGAAGAGCTGGGCTTCACCCTGTCCATGCTGGGCGTGGCCGGCATCATTCTGATCTGCGGGCTGCCCATGTGGAAGGTGACGGCCTTCATCGGCACCCACCTGGTGGTCATGCAGGTGTTCTGGGAGGGCCTGTGGATGACGTGCGTCAGCGAGTACACGGGCCAGATGCAGTGCAAGATCTACGACGCCCTGCTGGACCTGGAGCCCGACCTGCAGGCCGCCAGGGGCCTGGTGTGCATCAGCCTGGTGCTGGGCTGCCTGGCCTTCCTGCTCTTCCTGCTGGGGGCCCGCTGCACCAACTGCCTGGGCCACGCGCGCGCCAAGGGCcgggtggtggcggcggcgggcctGGTGTTCGCCCTGAGCGCGCTCGCCACCCTGGTGGCCGTGTCCTGGACGGCCAACGGCATCGTCAGGGACTTCCGCAACCCGCGCGTCCCCGACGTGCTGAAGAAGGAGCTGGGGGCCGCCATCTACATCGGCTGGGTGACCGGCGGCCTGCTGCTGTGCGGGGGGGCGCTGATGTGCGGCAGCTGCCCCCCGCCCGCcaccagggcgggggggggttctggcGGGTACAGGCGGGCGGCGCGGACCACCCGCACCTCGCACAGCGGCTACGCCTTCAAGAACTAC TCTCCTCTCCAGCAGA aaCCCGCCCTCCGCTCTGAGCAGCTGTTTCTGGTTGGCAGCGCCGTGCCGGGAGCGAGGAatcagcagcagcggcggcccGGACAAGTCATGGATCGCTGGCTGGAACGGACCGCACTGGGCCTGGGCGTCACCGGTTGGCTGTGCAGCATCTTCACCCGCTGCCTGTCGCTCTGGAAGGTGAGCGGCACCGTTGACAACGTCACCGCCACCCTGCCCGCGTACTGGGACGGGGTGTGGTTGGATTGGGACCACTGGGACCTGGCGCATGACGGGAGTCTCCATTGCTCATTTTACCAGAGACTCATGTCGCTCTCTGGAAACTTCCGCACGTGGAGGGCGCTGGTCGGGGCTGCGATAGGAGCCGGCGCGTTCGCCGTGGCAGTGGGAACCGCGGGGATTGTGTGGTTCCCAACGCGTGGTCAGGTGAAGCTGGCGTCCGGAGCGCTCTTTGTTGTGTCCGGGATACTGTTGTTGGTTCCCATGGCCTGGACGTGTCACCACACCAGTCAGCCTCTAGAGGGCGCCAAAGATCTGCAGCGCGACTGGGGCCCTGCGCTCTACCTCGGCTGGATCTCCTTTGCGTTGATGGTCGCCGGGGGCGCGTTTCTGCTAACCCGGTGCCCACCACGGTCTCAAGAGCCCGTTGGGTCGGTGCCGGTGAGCAGGTACCCGCAGCAGGAGGAGAGTGAAAACCCTCTGAGCACCATCCATAGAACAACGTTTACCAACAGCCAGTACAACAGGGCTCACTCTGAGCCCATCTGA
- the LOC130405890 gene encoding claudin-4-like, which produces MVSMGRQMLGFCLAIIGAVGTIIVCALPMWKVTAFIGANIITAQVIWEGLWMNCVVQSTGQMQCKIYDSLLQLPQDLQAARALVVVSIIAGAFGVLLGIAGGKCTNFVEEERAKSRVAIAAGVIFIIAGVLVLIPVSWSANTIIQNFYNPILTNPQRREMGAALYIGWACAGLLILGGALLCSSCPPKEDAPEYPVKYSQARSNATSRAYV; this is translated from the coding sequence ATGGTGTCAATGGGACGCCAAATGCTTGGCTTCTGCCTGGCCATCATCGGCGCGGTCGGGACCATCATCGTCTGCGCTCTGCCCATGTGGAAGGTGACCGCCTTCATCGGGGCCAACATCATCACGGCGCAGGTCATCTGGGAGGGCCTGTGGATGAACTGCGTGGTCCAGAGCACGGGGCAGATGCAGTGCAAGATCTACGACTCGCTGCTGCAGCTGCCGCAGGACCTGCAGGCCGCCAGAGCGCTGGTGGTCGTCTCCATCATCGCCGGGGCCTTCGGGGTGCTCCTGGGCATCGCCGGGGGCAAGTGCACCAACTTTGTGGAGGAAGAGCGGGCCAAGTCCAGGGTGGCCATCGCCGCCGGGGTCATCTTCATCATCGCCGGCGTGCTCGTCCTCATTCCCGTGAGCTGGTCGGCCAACACCATCATCCAGAACTTTTACAACCCCATCCTCACCAACCCTCAGCGGAGGGAGATGGGGGCCGCGCTGTACATCGGCTGGGCCTGCGCCGGCCTGCTGATCCTGGGAGGGGCCCTTCTTTGCAGCTCCTGCCCCCCCAAAGAGGACGCGCCGGAGTACCCAGTGAAGTACTCCCAAGCCCGATCAAACGCCACCAGCCGGGCCTACGTCTAA
- the LOC130405884 gene encoding claudin-4-like encodes MGRIGKEVAGQVVSFIGLSLVAVTCGIPMWRTTSFIGANIVTGQTIWDGLWMNCVQQSTGQMQCRLSENVIQLSADLQAARALVIISLIAGFIGFMLTFVGAKCMGCLETDASRSKVVILGGCLIIFSAILVLIPVCWSAAITVADYRNPLTIETQRREIGASIYIGWAAAALLLVGGITLTTSCPPQKKMYGYPGYGPPPMYPYPGAPMPNPGNYGPVYAPPSRVYSGTGSYGPSKPYGAPTVNSGTQYL; translated from the coding sequence ATGGGGAGGATAGGAAAGGAAGTGGCCGGCCAGGTGGTGAGCTTCATCGGCCTGTCCTTGGTGGCGGTCACCTGTGGCATCCCCATGTGGAGGACCACGTCGTTTATCGGCGCCAACATCGTGACGGGGCAGACCATCTGGGACGGCCTGTGGATGAACTGCGTCCAGCAGAGCACGGGCCAGATGCAGTGCAGGCTCAGCGAGAATGTGATCCAGCTCAGCGCGGACCTGCAGGCCGCCAGGGCCCTGGTCATCATCTCCCTCATCGCCGGCTTCATCGGCTTCATGCTCACCTTCGTCGGGGCCAAGTGCATGGGCTGCCTGGAGACCGACGCGTCCAGGTCCAAGGTGGTGATCCTGGGCGGCTGCCTCATCATCTTCTCAGCCATCCTGGTCCTCATCCCTGTGTGCTGGTCCGCCGCCATCACCGTCGCAGACTACCGGAACCCCCTGACCATCGAGACTCAGAGGAGGGAGATCGGCGCGTCCATCTACATCGGCTGGGCGGCCGCGGCGCTGCTTCTGGTCGGGGGCATCACTCTCACGACCTCCTGCCCGCCGCAGAAGAAGATGTACGGATACCCGGGCTACGGACCCCCACCGATGTACCCCTACCCGGGGGCACCGATGCCCAATCCTGGCAACTATGGTCCGGTCTACGCCCCGCCGTCGAGGGTCTATTCTGGAACAGGCTCCTATGGGCCGAGCAAACCTTATGGAGCCCCCACAGTGAACTCTGGCACACAGTACCTGTAG
- the LOC130405891 gene encoding claudin-4-like — protein sequence MVSQGIQIMGFSLALIGWFLVIIVCALPMWSVTAFIGANIVTAQTIWEGMWMTCVVQSTGQMQCKVYDSMLALSQDLQAARAMVVISILLGVIGTFLFVAGGKCTTCIAEERSKAKACIAAGVLFIAAGLLCLIPVSWSANTIVRNFYSPGVLNSQRRELGAALYIGWGAGVMLVLGGALLCWNCPAKDEVPKYSPRYLPPQSRSSSREYV from the coding sequence ATGGTATCTCAGGGGATCCAGATCATGGGCTTCTCCCTGGCGCTGATTGGCTGGTTCCTGGTCATCATCGTGTGCGCCTTGCCCATGTGGAGCGTGACCGCCTTCATCGGCGCCAACATCGTGACGGCACAGACGATCTGGGAGGGCATGTGGATGACCTGCGTGGTGCAGAGCACGGGCCAGATGCAGTGCAAGGTCTACGACTCCATGCTGGCTCTGTCCCAGGACCTGCAGGCGGCCCGCGCCATGGTGGTCATCTCCATCCTCCTCGGCGTCATCGGCACCTTCCTCTTCGTCGCCGGCGGGAAGTGCACCACGTGCATCGCTGAGGAGCGCTCCAAGGCCAAGGCGTGCATCGCCGCCGGGGTCCTGTTCATCGCGGCGGGCCTGCTCTGCCTCATCCCCGTGTCGTGGTCGGCCAACACCATCGTTAGGAACTTCTACAGCCCGGGGGTTCTGAACAGCCAGAGGCGCGAGCTGGGGGCGGCGCTGTACATCGGGTGGGGCGCGGGCGTCATGTTGGTGCTGGGAGGGGCGCTTCTGTGCTGGAACTGCCCGGCCAAGGATGAGGTGCCAAAGTACAGCCCCAGATACCTGCCCCCCCAGTCCAGATCCTCGTCCCGAGAATACGTCTAG
- the LOC130405894 gene encoding claudin-4-like has protein sequence MAAAGLQILGIALGLIGVIGAIVTCAIPMWRVTAFIGQNIVTAQTTNEGIWMTCVVQSTGQMQCKVYDSMLALSSDLQAARALMIISILVGVMAILLSVAGGKCTNCVEDEGAKAKIAIAAGVMFIIAGIMCLVPVCWTASTVVRNFYNPLVMGSQKKELGAALFIGWGASGLLLVGGALLCANCPPKDNYAAKYSGARSGVSKDYV, from the coding sequence ATGGCAGCGGCCGGCTTGCAGATTCTGGGCATCGCCCTGGGCCTTATCGGCGTGATCGGGGCCATCGTTACGTGCGCCATCCCCATGTGGCGGGTGACCGCCTTCATCGGGCAGAACATCGTCACGGCGCAGACCACCAACGAGGGCATCTGGATGACCTGCGTGGTGCAGAGCACGGGCCAGATGCAGTGCAAGGTCTACGACTCCATGCTGGCTCTGAGCAGCGACCTGCAGGCGGCCCGCGCCCTCATGATCATCTCCATCCTCGTGGGCGTCATGGCCATACTGCTGTCCGTGGCCGGAGGCAAGTGCACCAACTGCGTGGAGGACGAGGGCGCCAAGGCGAAGATCGCCATCGCGGCCGGCGTGATGTTCATCATCGCCGGCATCATGTGTCTGGTCCCCGTCTGCTGGACGGCCAGCACGGTGGTCAGGAACTTCTACAACCCCCTGGTGATGGGCTCCCAGAAGAAGGAACTGGGCGCGGCGCTCTTCATCGGCTGGGGCGCGTCCGGCCTGCTCCTCGTGGGCGGGGCCTTGCTGTGCGCCAACTGCCCCCCCAAGGATAACTACGCCGCCAAGTACTCGGGAGCCAGGTCCGGCGTGTCCAAGGACTACGTCTGA
- the LOC130405888 gene encoding claudin-4, which yields MYSAGLEILGMILAVAGWLGVMVTCGMPMWRVAAYVGQNIVISQVIWEGLWMNCSVQSTGQMHCKVHDSMLGLPVDLQAARALVVVSLVMCVAGVGLSTAGAKCTNCSADAASKPRLVVTAGVTFLLAGTLLMVAVSWTANAIVVDFYDPMLEETGKREFGNALYFGWAASCLLVLGGALLCCSCPPRPPGAAGSGGGVKPHARAAAAAANYSAVKTASVNGYTRRDYV from the coding sequence ATGTACTCCGCCGGCCTGGAGATCCTGGGCATGATCCTGGCCGTGGCCGGCTGGCTCGGCGTCATGGTGACGTGCGGCATGCCCATGTGGCGGGTGGCGGCCTACGTGGGCCAGAACATCGTCATCTCCCAGGTGATCTGGGAGGGCCTGTGGATGAACTGCTCCGTGCAGAGCACCGGCCAGATGCACTGCAAGGTGCACGACTCCATGCTGGGGCTGCCGGTGGACCTGCAGGCCGCGCGCGCCCTGGTGGTCGTCTCCCTGGTGATGTGCGTGGCGGGCGTCGGCCTGTCCACCGCCGGCGCCAAGTGCACCAACTGCAGCGCCGACGCGGCCAGCAAGCCCCGGCTGGTGGTGACGGCCGGGGTGACCTTCCTGCTGGCGGGGACTCTCCTGATGGTGGCCGTGTCCTGGACGGCCAACGCCATCGTGGTGGACTTCTACGACCCCATGCTGGAGGAGACGGGCAAGAGGGAGTTCGGCAACGCGCTCTACTTCGGCTGGGCCGCGTCCTGCCTCCTGGTCCTGGGGGGCGCGCTGCTCTGCTGCTCCTGCCCCCCCAGGCCGCCCGGAGCGGCCGGCAGTGGAGGAGGCGTCAAGCCCCACgcccgggcggcggcggcggcggcgaacTACTCGGCTGTCAAGACGGCGTCCGTCAACGGTTACACCAGGAGGGACTATGTGTGA